The nucleotide sequence TGTTCACTGGTGGCAGTGGGAGCAAAATGCCAGTCGGCAATGGCACCGGCCAGTCGCCGGTTCATCTCCTCCGGAAAGGGAGAGTATTTGTTCCCGGTGCGCAGGCCGGCCTCCACGTGCCCGACAGGAATTTGCTTATAAAAAGCCGCCAGAGCGGCCGCAAAGGTGGTGGTAGTATCCCCATGGACCAGCACCAGATCAGGCTGGGCCTGGGCCAGCACCTCTTCCAGGCCTTTGATGGCCCGGGCGGTAATATCATAGAGAGTCTGCCCGGCCTGCATAATATTCAGGTCAAAGTCCGGCACGATACCAAACAGCTCCAGTACCTGGTCCAGCATCTCCCGATGCTGGGCCGTTACCGCCACCAGGGGCTGTATCCCTTCCGCTTGGGCCAATTCCTTGACCAGAGGTGCCATCTTAATGGCCTCCGGCCTGGTCCCGAATATTAGCATTACCTTTTTCAAGCCTTCTCACTCCTATTTTTTGTGGAGATATCCTTTGCGCTGGAGTTTATCTATATGTTGCTCAACTTTGGCGGCAATATCCACGCCATAGGTATCTTCCAGCACATACATCATGGTGATGGCGGTCTGGGCCACATCCAGCAATTCCGAGGTCAGCCCATCCAGCACCTCGGCTTCCTGTTTCTCGATATTTTCCCCATTGAGGCCGCGAAACTTGCCGATATACTGGGCCAGTTCCCCCAGTTCCTCCGCCAGCTTGATCAAAGTGCTTTCCAGAGTTACCTTATCCAGTCCGCGCAAGCGGGGCAGGCGAATTTCCTTGAAATCTACCTGCTGGGTCATAGTTTTTCCTCCTTCAGCCGGCACAGCTCCACTCCAGCTTCCGCCAGCAATTCTCTGGCAAAGGGATCGGGATAATCCCCCAGAAAAACGATGCGGCGGATACCGGCATTGATCAGCATCTTGGCGCAGAGGACACAGGGTTGAGTGGTAGCATAAAGGGTAGCCCCTGCCAGTTCCACACCATGCAGGGCTCCCTGGATAATGGCATTTTGCTCGGCATGTACAGCCAGACAGAGTTCATGCCGTTCTCCGGAGGGGATTTGCAGCTGCTCCCGCCGGC is from Carboxydocella sporoproducens DSM 16521 and encodes:
- a CDS encoding MazG-like family protein, translating into MTQQVDFKEIRLPRLRGLDKVTLESTLIKLAEELGELAQYIGKFRGLNGENIEKQEAEVLDGLTSELLDVAQTAITMMYVLEDTYGVDIAAKVEQHIDKLQRKGYLHKK
- a CDS encoding deoxycytidylate deaminase — encoded protein: MNRPSWDEYFMEIARTVASRSTCLRRQVGAVIARDNRILTTGYNGAPQGLRHCLDRGGCRREQLQIPSGERHELCLAVHAEQNAIIQGALHGVELAGATLYATTQPCVLCAKMLINAGIRRIVFLGDYPDPFARELLAEAGVELCRLKEEKL